Below is a window of Microtus ochrogaster isolate Prairie Vole_2 chromosome 5, MicOch1.0, whole genome shotgun sequence DNA.
AGACGGATGGACGGTGTTCTGCTAAAAAAAGGCAAAGGAAGCCTCTGTGTAGTCCAGAATTTAACCCAttaggaaaagaaagggggagtcAAAATGAGCAGAGCCATCAGTCCATGGAGTCAACACTAGGAGCTTGTACAAACTGCTGTTAAGCATCAccagtttttaatctttttttaataaaacaatttgaGGCTGTATAAAAACTTTAGTAAAAAATTAGCTTTGAGAGCCCACAGACTTCTACTATGAACTATTGCTGGCACTCCTCCCCAGCCGCAGACCTTTTTCAGTTGTTCAGGCCCAAGGCCCAGGACTGGAGCGCCAGAGAAGAGGGGATGGGTGCATGGGGTGGGGCTGTGGACTGTTGGGACAAAGTGGCCAAGGTCAAGTGAGGAAAGAGCATCACATGACATAAAAATATTGCATCTTCACCAAAATGTCCCCCACTGAGTGTTTCAAAGACCATGATATTCCTtttaagagggaagaagaaagaaaaacaaaacaaaaacccacagagaagagaaaaaaaaggttgATGTGGTCAAGTCCTTTGACCTTCCCAGGTGCCCCTACGAGCAGCTGGCCCACCCTGGAGCACCTAGGTTGGGGGCCACAGCCACCAATGCCTCTTGGAGTCCCTTTTCCACAGAAATGATGACCCCCTCAGTGGTAGGCCACTAGCGTGCAGGGGGTAGAGGTCAGGATGTCCATGGCCCAAGAGGCCCCTCCAGCTTCCAGCCCCTGGCAACAGCGGGAGAGCAAACCCAGCACCAGGGCCCTGGCACCAGAGCCAGGACCAGGAGGCCCTCAGTCAGGCTCTGGGGTGTCAGAGCAACCAAGTTGACATAGTGTGAAAAAATAGGATTCCTTTGATAAAAAATACTGTCCCTTGGTCTTCTCTAAGTTTGAAACACCCTGGGAGCTTATTTTTAGCAAAGCAATTCCCCATACCCACCCAAAAATTATACGTACAAGTTTAGGTAAACAGCAGATTAAATGTAAAAACTTAACCTTAACTTCTGAAAGTCCTTTGAATTTAATCTTTAGCTACTGTTTTCCATGTTACATCCTGCAGCTAGACACACGTGAATAGAAAAAACAGTACAGTTAGTGTTAAAGGCAAAATGCAGAGAGCTGGGGGCCACCCAGCACTGCCTGCGAGTTCATTCACGGTTCCTCGCTCCCTCCTTCTACATCTACTCAAACAGTGCTTTCAGAGCCAGCCATCAAAAACGCAGCGAAGAATTTTctatgaacaaacaaaaagctgttaggcaaaaaataaaaataaaaaagtccccAAAGTCTCTCCAGCAGCTTTGGGGTTTGGGAGGACCAGAGAGGGCGGGCTTGTCCAGGccctgtgtgtcagtgtgtgctaGGTCAGGTGTTGGCTACCGGTGGGCAATGGTCTGTGGGCCACCGGTCTCTACAGACAACACCAAGTTGTCTCCAGGCCCCTGCcctacccctgcctccacccAGGCGCTTGTGGGTTAAGGGGGGACATACGGAGGGGGTGATCGGTATGGGGTCATGTTCTTGGGACGGGAACCCTTGCCCTCCATGGGAGCCGTGAAGGGCGGGGGCGGCTGGTAGGGAGGTGCATTAGGATCCTCATCCCGCAGAGGTGTGTACTCTCCCACAGTGTCCTGGTTCAGAGGAGTGGTCTCGGGCACACTCTGGTTGGGGTActcaggaggtgggaggggagccTTCTCTTCCTGCAAGATGAGTGGCATGCTGGAAGAGGGTGGGGGCTTGGAGTCATCAAGCTCATCGGCAAAGATGATAGGCACCCCCTTCTTAATAAAGGTGGCCTGGTCCTCAAGGGTCAGCTTGCCCTTCCGCTTCTTGCGATAGCAGATCATAGCAATGATTCCGGCAATGAGCAGGATGGCTGCAACCACAACAGCTGGAATGACTGTGTGCAGGTAAACATCATCCTCACTGCTCTTCTCAGGGTCCCTGTCTGGAGCCTCTGTGGCTGGTGCCGCTGAGGTTCCAGGAGAGGGTGGTGCCACAGGGATAAATTGTAGGTGCCGACAACTGCCAGACCCTGTCACGGCAACACTCACAGCCTTAAAGTCAGGCTCCAGAGCGTTGGAGAAGGCAGGCCGAGGTTTCCCGTTTTCATCAGCAATCCTGCGGCTCAGCCCTATGATCTGCTCCTTGGGGCAGGGCTCCAGGGGCAACGTGTTGTTGGTCCATTCCACCACAATAGAGCCACGGGTGATGTTCTGAAGGGTGACAGTGCTGCAGTTTCGGTCCCCAAAGGCAAAAGCTAGCTTCTTTACCAAAGCAATTTTCTTGTGGATGTCATTCACCACTGGTGTTGGGTCACCGGCAAACTTGGCCTTGAACCGTGCAGGAGCCTTGTCCCCTTGTGGGCGCTTGTGAACATGGATCTCGAAGGCGTCCACAGCAGAAAGACCCCCTTTGTCTGTGGCATGCATGAAATACTCATGCTTTCCCACATGGCTGCTATCAGGTAGGCCATACATGAGCTGGCTGTTGCTgttgaactgaacccaggacttctcgCCTACCAGTTGCTGCTCTCGCAGCTTCAGGGTCAGCTTAAGCTTGTCAGTAGTGGTATCCTCATTGTCGTAGAAGGTATCTGATGGAATTTTCACCTCAAAGTAGGTACCCACCCAGGCATCTACCCTGTCAATGTGGTTCTTGAGTTCTGGTCGCTGGTTAGGTTCTCCACCACGGGGCACTCCACTGGTGGTGGTGCGGATACGAGTAGGTGGGGAAGCAGTCTCCAATCTGGTGATAGGTGCTTTGGTGGTAACTCGGGGTACTGGTCGGGGTGTACGTGGTTTTTTGGTTGGCCTTCGAGTCGTGGCAGTTGAGGAATCAGTTGAAGGCGTTACTGGTTTTGGCGTGGATACTCGTGGCTTCTTGGTGGTGGTTGCTGGAGGAGTAACAACTGCTGTAGGCTCTACATAGCCAGGAATGGTCAGTGTTGGCCGAATCTGGCCAGGAACTGTGGTGCCAGCTTCGGATACCCGAGTAGGCTGGATAGGGCCCAGGGTTGGAGTCTGAATAATGGCACCTCGAGTCCGAATGGTGACTGTGGGCTTCCCAGGAATGGGATCCCTAACAGGAGGAGCCATGGTCTCTGTTGGAGGTGCAATGGCTGGAGATGTGGGGGTAGGCACTATCCTAGACGGTGGCTCCTGGATGGCCGTGGTTGGGGGTCCAATGGCAGTAACAGGTGTAGGTGTAGCATGGATCTGCCTCCGGATTCGTTTGGGGAGAGTTGGCTTTTTATTGGCAATGTGCCAACCCACCACAGGATAACCAAGTTGGGCAGACATAGCACCCTCCCTAGCAGGGGTTTCTACACCACGAATGTCAGGCACACTGTTTTGGTTCAAGGAGCAGCCTAGCTTCCAGGAGAGCAGAGCCCCATTCTCTACTACTTTCTTTGCATTTCCTGGGCCAGCCATGAAGGCTGACATGTCAAATAGTCTATTATTCACTACAGGTACCAACTTCATGTTGTGAAGTTCTACTTCTGAGAAGCTCTGCATTCTATTCAGGAGATCAATCCTTTGCTTTGGGGTCATCTTGGTAAGGTCAGCATCCAGTATCACTGTAAGGACAGTCACTGGCTCATCGGCAGCACAGGCAGAGGACACTACTT
It encodes the following:
- the Dag1 gene encoding dystroglycan, coding for MSVGIWLLHPVWGRTFLLLLSVALAQSHWPSEPSEAVRDWKNQLEASMHSVLSDFHETVPTVVGIPDGTAVVGRSFRVSIPTDLIASSGEIIKVSAAGKEALPSWLHWDPHSHTLEGLPLDTDKGVHYISVSAARLGANGSHVPQTSSVFSIEVYPEDHSEPQSIRAASSDPGEVVSSACAADEPVTVLTVILDADLTKMTPKQRIDLLNRMQSFSEVELHNMKLVPVVNNRLFDMSAFMAGPGNAKKVVENGALLSWKLGCSLNQNSVPDIRGVETPAREGAMSAQLGYPVVGWHIANKKPTLPKRIRRQIHATPTPVTAIGPPTTAIQEPPSRIVPTPTSPAIAPPTETMAPPVRDPIPGKPTVTIRTRGAIIQTPTLGPIQPTRVSEAGTTVPGQIRPTLTIPGYVEPTAVVTPPATTTKKPRVSTPKPVTPSTDSSTATTRRPTKKPRTPRPVPRVTTKAPITRLETASPPTRIRTTTSGVPRGGEPNQRPELKNHIDRVDAWVGTYFEVKIPSDTFYDNEDTTTDKLKLTLKLREQQLVGEKSWVQFNSNSQLMYGLPDSSHVGKHEYFMHATDKGGLSAVDAFEIHVHKRPQGDKAPARFKAKFAGDPTPVVNDIHKKIALVKKLAFAFGDRNCSTVTLQNITRGSIVVEWTNNTLPLEPCPKEQIIGLSRRIADENGKPRPAFSNALEPDFKAVSVAVTGSGSCRHLQFIPVAPPSPGTSAAPATEAPDRDPEKSSEDDVYLHTVIPAVVVAAILLIAGIIAMICYRKKRKGKLTLEDQATFIKKGVPIIFADELDDSKPPPSSSMPLILQEEKAPLPPPEYPNQSVPETTPLNQDTVGEYTPLRDEDPNAPPYQPPPPFTAPMEGKGSRPKNMTPYRSPPPYVPP